The proteins below come from a single Streptococcus hyointestinalis genomic window:
- a CDS encoding PRD domain-containing protein has translation MLFFFLNSIKHHVKKEQLTKIVKEYPDEYIAAGELCRLIHDRFSVDLSIEENAILAMFLIGGINTTKEISKTNPVVLYAFHGRGTASSLRDVTNTISKQNNAYAYDYDLNKEFDQATKEITSILKKIDRGAGVLVIYDMGSIRTILENIIKTNDINIRMLELPLTMIGIEAARKSANTDDIDEVYHEITSDLRRYNPFRNRRKLIITLCHTGEGGAVQLKNYIEQYSKLNSRVVK, from the coding sequence ATTCTATTCTTTTTTTTAAATTCAATAAAACATCATGTAAAAAAAGAACAATTAACAAAAATAGTTAAAGAATATCCTGATGAATATATAGCTGCAGGAGAGTTGTGTCGTTTAATCCATGATAGATTTAGTGTTGACTTATCTATTGAAGAAAATGCAATTTTGGCCATGTTTTTGATTGGAGGTATAAACACTACTAAAGAAATTTCCAAAACAAATCCAGTTGTACTTTATGCTTTTCATGGAAGAGGAACAGCTAGCTCTCTGAGGGATGTAACAAATACAATTAGCAAACAAAATAATGCTTATGCTTACGATTATGACTTGAATAAAGAATTTGATCAAGCAACAAAAGAAATTACCTCAATTCTTAAAAAGATTGATAGAGGTGCAGGAGTTTTAGTTATTTATGATATGGGCTCTATCCGAACAATCCTTGAAAACATCATTAAAACCAATGATATTAATATTAGAATGTTAGAACTTCCTTTAACTATGATAGGAATTGAGGCAGCTAGAAAATCAGCAAATACTGATGATATTGATGAAGTTTATCATGAAATCACTAGCGATTTAAGGCGCTATAATCCTTTTAGAAACAGGAGGAAATTAATCATCACCCTCTGTCACACAGGGGAAGGTGGAGCCGTTCAATTGAAAAATTATATAGAACAATATTCAAAATTAAATTCCCGTGTTGTAAAATGA
- the pezT gene encoding type II toxin-antitoxin system toxin PezT: MKLEDFSNSNFQQALKRNIRTLTRGKTVSEHPKAILLGGQSGAGKTTIHRIKQKEYQGNIIIIDGDSYRSQHPHYLELQEKYGKDSVDHTKRFAGKMVEALVDALSQLGYHLLIEGTLRTTDVPRQTAQLLKSRGYQVSLALIATKPELSYLSTLIRYEELYAKDPNQARATPKEHHDYIVNHLVENVRALENEKCFEQIQIYQRDRSCVYDSETDEGSAAAVLQECLFGKWSKVENAILHQEKSRLKGT, from the coding sequence ATGAAACTTGAAGACTTTAGTAATTCTAACTTTCAACAGGCTTTAAAGAGAAATATTCGTACCTTGACTCGTGGCAAAACTGTTTCAGAACACCCCAAAGCCATCTTACTTGGTGGTCAAAGCGGTGCTGGAAAAACAACGATTCATCGCATTAAACAAAAGGAATATCAAGGGAATATCATAATTATTGATGGCGATAGCTATCGCTCCCAGCACCCTCATTACCTAGAATTGCAAGAAAAATACGGTAAGGATAGTGTCGACCATACAAAAAGATTTGCTGGAAAAATGGTGGAAGCACTAGTTGATGCATTAAGTCAGTTAGGATACCACTTACTTATTGAAGGAACGTTAAGAACAACAGATGTCCCACGGCAAACGGCTCAATTGTTGAAATCAAGAGGCTATCAGGTATCATTAGCACTCATTGCGACAAAGCCAGAGTTATCTTATCTCAGCACTTTGATACGTTATGAGGAACTCTATGCTAAAGATCCAAATCAAGCTAGAGCAACGCCTAAGGAACATCATGATTACATTGTTAATCATTTGGTTGAGAATGTCAGAGCGTTGGAAAACGAGAAGTGCTTTGAGCAGATTCAAATTTACCAAAGGGATAGGAGCTGTGTCTACGATTCTGAAACAGACGAAGGTTCAGCTGCAGCAGTCTTACAAGAATGTCTCTTTGGGAAATGGAGTAAGGTGGAAAATGCAATATTACATCAAGAGAAATCTCGACTAAAAGGAACTTAA
- the pezA gene encoding type II toxin-antitoxin system antitoxin PezA produces MIGDNIKSLRKTHDLTQPEFARIVGISRNSLSRYENGTSSVSTELIDRICQKFNVSYVDIVGEDKMLTPVEDYQLTLKMEVLKERGAAILAELYRYQDKHGIAFDDETNPWILMSDDLADIITTQIYLADTFEELERYDGYLDGIERMLVMTRHQVVA; encoded by the coding sequence ATGATTGGAGATAACATAAAATCTTTACGAAAAACACATGATTTAACACAACCAGAATTTGCTAGAATTGTAGGTATTTCACGCAATAGCTTGAGCCGTTACGAAAATGGAACAAGCTCAGTTTCGACAGAGCTGATTGATCGTATTTGTCAAAAGTTTAACGTGTCATATGTTGATATCGTGGGAGAAGATAAAATGTTAACACCTGTAGAAGATTACCAACTAACACTCAAAATGGAAGTGCTTAAAGAACGTGGGGCTGCTATCCTAGCGGAACTTTATCGCTACCAGGATAAACATGGCATCGCTTTTGACGATGAGACAAATCCTTGGATTTTGATGAGTGACGACTTAGCAGATATCATCACTACTCAGATTTATCTTGCAGACACTTTTGAGGAATTGGAGCGCTATGATGGCTATTTAGATGGTATTGAGCGCATGTTGGTGATGACTCGCCATCAGGTGGTAGCCTAA
- a CDS encoding Fic family protein encodes MFMTVKEVAIKWGISERRIRTLCSQGKIEGAFHNGKLWKIPAGAKKPADGRLKKGSNLLKTIEEKKNELSKRRPMTEGEIERLNEQFLVEFTYNSNAIEGNTLTLRETDMVLRGLTIDQKPLKDHLEAIGHKEAFQYVQTLVSENLPLTEKIIKDIHYLVLSDKKDDRGVYRNVPVRIMGASNEPAQPYMIRPKMEQLLIEYHENTEDIITKLAKFHIEFESIHPFIDGNGRTGRLLVNLELMKAGYPPIDIKFTDRLSYYKAFDDFHSKGQLAPMVNLFAKYVNERLDDYLSILD; translated from the coding sequence ATGTTTATGACCGTAAAAGAAGTCGCTATTAAATGGGGAATATCTGAAAGGCGCATTCGCACTCTCTGCTCTCAGGGCAAAATTGAGGGGGCGTTTCATAATGGTAAGCTTTGGAAAATACCTGCTGGTGCAAAGAAACCAGCTGATGGAAGATTAAAAAAAGGTTCTAACCTATTAAAAACTATAGAGGAAAAGAAAAACGAGCTATCTAAAAGAAGACCAATGACTGAAGGTGAGATTGAACGTCTTAACGAGCAGTTTTTAGTAGAGTTCACCTATAATTCGAACGCCATTGAAGGCAATACCCTGACTTTAAGGGAGACTGATATGGTGTTGAGAGGGTTAACCATTGATCAGAAACCTCTAAAAGACCATTTAGAAGCCATTGGTCACAAGGAAGCCTTCCAATATGTACAAACCCTAGTCTCTGAAAATCTGCCTTTGACGGAAAAAATAATAAAGGATATTCATTACCTCGTATTATCTGACAAAAAGGATGATAGAGGTGTCTATCGAAATGTTCCTGTTCGTATCATGGGCGCTTCTAATGAACCAGCTCAGCCCTACATGATTAGACCTAAAATGGAGCAACTACTCATAGAGTATCACGAGAATACAGAGGATATCATTACCAAACTAGCAAAGTTCCATATTGAATTTGAGAGCATTCACCCATTCATTGATGGCAATGGAAGAACAGGGCGATTATTAGTGAATTTAGAACTAATGAAAGCTGGTTATCCACCGATAGATATTAAGTTCACAGATCGCTTGTCTTACTATAAAGCATTTGATGACTTTCATTCCAAAGGTCAGCTGGCTCCAATGGTAAACTTATTTGCCAAATATGTGAATGAACGATTAGATGACTATTTGTCTATTCTTGATTGA
- a CDS encoding transcriptional regulator, protein MGSLFWDNVTLLLAEREMTFAELVRQMFAGEFHYPSEFWRLYRKLYHYKKENFLPQERWVDRMVAVLDVDYAELFRRY, encoded by the coding sequence ATGGGCAGTTTATTTTGGGATAATGTCACACTGTTATTAGCCGAGCGAGAGATGACCTTTGCGGAACTCGTCAGACAAATGTTTGCAGGAGAATTTCATTACCCAAGCGAATTTTGGCGCTTGTATCGCAAACTGTATCATTACAAGAAAGAGAACTTTCTACCGCAAGAACGTTGGGTGGACAGAATGGTTGCGGTTCTAGACGTTGACTATGCAGAGTTATTTAGACGGTACTAA
- a CDS encoding replication initiator protein A, protein MKRITANQYQTSERYYKLPKLLFESERYKDMKLEVKVAYSVLKDRLELSLSHGWIDDEGAVYLIYSNAKLMALLGCSKSKLLSIKKTLHAYGLIEEVQQSSSEKGRMANKIYLGELEHDTPPVSKSDGGSVSKRRGQSEPETGLVSNSTPSETEGSETNISETKGSDYSVEDEEERNHHISKKKENTLSRKVDKATCYDKDYIWHLVYDRLKQDFPKPSIQDGMMLAFEERYAYALANMNYAKDAETIAEYVYNGILAMWNKRIRQHYHKE, encoded by the coding sequence ATGAAACGCATAACAGCTAATCAGTATCAAACATCGGAACGTTACTACAAGCTCCCAAAGCTCTTGTTTGAGAGTGAGCGCTACAAGGATATGAAGCTAGAAGTTAAGGTTGCTTATTCCGTGCTGAAAGACCGACTAGAGCTGTCTTTGAGCCACGGTTGGATTGATGATGAGGGAGCCGTCTATCTCATTTACTCTAACGCCAAACTAATGGCTTTGCTCGGATGTTCCAAGTCTAAGTTATTGTCCATTAAGAAAACTTTACACGCTTATGGACTTATTGAGGAAGTGCAACAATCCTCCAGTGAAAAAGGGCGAATGGCAAACAAGATTTACCTAGGAGAGCTGGAGCATGATACACCCCCAGTGTCAAAATCAGACGGGGGTAGTGTTTCTAAAAGACGGGGGCAGTCTGAACCTGAAACGGGGCTAGTGTCAAATTCAACCCCTAGTGAGACTGAAGGAAGTGAGACTAATATCAGTGAAACTAAAGGGAGTGATTATTCTGTTGAGGATGAGGAGGAAAGAAATCATCATATCTCAAAGAAAAAAGAAAACACTTTATCACGAAAGGTGGACAAAGCGACATGTTACGACAAAGATTACATTTGGCACTTGGTCTATGATAGACTGAAACAAGACTTCCCTAAGCCCTCCATACAGGACGGCATGATGTTGGCTTTTGAGGAACGATATGCCTACGCATTAGCTAATATGAATTATGCTAAAGACGCCGAGACGATTGCGGAGTATGTTTACAATGGTATTTTGGCGATGTGGAACAAGCGCATTCGTCAACACTATCACAAGGAGTGA
- a CDS encoding heavy metal translocating P-type ATPase, with the protein MNNNNKHLSHCHHNHGDMDHSKHEHVSTEEHGDHKNQHQEHHAEHDHSGHSGHSGHSGHHGGHEHHHHGNFKELFLKSLPLGIIIMLLSPMAGFDLPFQFTFPYSDIVVAILSTILIIYGGRPFYQGAVDEFKQKEPGMMALVSLGISVSYLYSIYAVIITYVTGGHVMDFFFEFASLLLIMLLGHWIEMKAIGEAGDAQAALAKLVPKDAHVVLEDDSIEIRPVADLQVGDLIRVQAGENVPADGTIERGESRVNEALLTGESKAVKKGPGDEVIGGSTNGEGVLYIKVNETGDQSFISQVQNLISQAQSQPSRAENIAQKVAGWLFYIAIIVALIAFVVWMVIGDIPTAVIFTITTLVIACPHALGLAIPLVTARSTSLGASRGLLVKDRQALEIAPDADVMILDKTGTLTTGEFKVLDVKLFNNKYNKEEIIALLAGIEGGSSHPIAQSIISFAKQQDIRPASFDSIDVISGAGVEGKAGGHRYQLISQKAYGRNLDMDIPKGATLSVLVENDDAIGAVALGDELKPTSKELIKALKKNNIQPIMATGDNEKAAQGAAVDLGIEYRSNQSPQDKYELVKTLKDEGKKVIMVGDGVNDAPSLALADVGIAVGAGTQVALDSADVILTQSDPGDIESFIELAHKTTRKMKQNLFWGAGYNFIAIPLAAGILAPIGITLSPALGGILMSVSTVIVAINAMLLSLDPKNKG; encoded by the coding sequence ATGAACAATAACAACAAACATTTATCCCACTGTCACCATAATCATGGCGACATGGATCATTCAAAACATGAGCACGTAAGCACGGAAGAACATGGAGACCATAAGAATCAACATCAAGAACATCATGCTGAGCATGATCACAGCGGGCACAGCGGGCACAGCGGGCACAGTGGGCATCACGGAGGGCATGAACACCATCATCACGGTAACTTTAAGGAACTTTTCTTAAAATCATTGCCACTAGGAATCATTATTATGCTCTTATCCCCTATGGCTGGGTTTGACCTACCATTCCAGTTTACTTTTCCATATTCTGATATTGTAGTAGCTATTTTATCTACTATATTAATTATTTATGGTGGACGTCCATTCTATCAAGGCGCAGTTGACGAATTTAAACAAAAAGAACCTGGAATGATGGCTCTAGTTTCTTTAGGTATAAGTGTTTCATATTTATACAGTATTTATGCTGTTATCATTACCTACGTAACGGGTGGACACGTGATGGACTTTTTCTTTGAATTTGCTTCATTATTATTAATCATGTTATTAGGTCACTGGATTGAGATGAAAGCTATTGGAGAAGCAGGAGACGCACAAGCAGCATTGGCTAAGTTGGTACCAAAAGATGCTCACGTTGTGTTAGAAGATGATTCAATTGAAATACGTCCAGTTGCTGACTTACAGGTAGGTGATTTAATTCGTGTTCAAGCCGGAGAAAATGTGCCAGCAGACGGAACTATCGAGCGTGGCGAATCACGTGTAAATGAAGCTCTTTTGACTGGAGAATCAAAAGCAGTTAAAAAAGGTCCTGGCGATGAAGTAATCGGAGGCTCAACAAATGGAGAAGGGGTTCTTTATATTAAAGTGAATGAGACAGGTGATCAATCCTTCATCTCTCAAGTTCAGAATTTAATCAGCCAAGCTCAAAGTCAGCCTTCCAGAGCAGAAAATATTGCTCAAAAGGTTGCAGGATGGCTCTTCTATATTGCGATCATTGTCGCACTAATAGCTTTTGTAGTGTGGATGGTTATTGGAGATATCCCAACAGCAGTTATCTTTACTATCACGACATTAGTTATAGCTTGTCCACACGCATTAGGTCTGGCTATTCCATTGGTCACCGCCCGTAGCACAAGCTTAGGAGCCAGTCGTGGGTTACTAGTGAAAGACCGCCAAGCCTTAGAAATAGCTCCAGATGCAGATGTGATGATTTTAGATAAAACAGGTACTTTAACAACTGGTGAGTTTAAAGTATTAGACGTTAAACTTTTTAATAACAAATATAATAAAGAGGAAATCATTGCCTTACTGGCAGGTATTGAAGGAGGCTCTAGCCACCCGATTGCTCAATCAATTATAAGTTTCGCTAAGCAGCAAGATATACGTCCAGCATCTTTTGATTCAATTGATGTGATTTCCGGTGCTGGAGTAGAGGGTAAAGCAGGTGGGCACCGTTACCAATTAATCAGTCAAAAAGCCTATGGACGTAATCTTGATATGGATATTCCAAAAGGAGCAACTCTTAGTGTCTTAGTAGAGAACGATGATGCCATTGGTGCTGTAGCTTTAGGGGACGAATTAAAACCAACGAGTAAAGAGTTAATTAAAGCTCTTAAAAAGAACAATATTCAACCAATTATGGCAACAGGTGATAATGAAAAAGCGGCTCAAGGCGCGGCAGTAGATTTAGGGATTGAATATAGATCAAATCAATCTCCACAAGACAAATATGAGTTAGTTAAAACACTTAAAGATGAAGGAAAGAAAGTTATCATGGTAGGTGATGGTGTAAATGATGCTCCTTCTCTTGCCTTAGCAGATGTTGGTATAGCTGTAGGTGCTGGAACTCAAGTTGCATTGGATTCAGCTGATGTCATATTGACTCAATCCGATCCAGGAGATATTGAATCATTCATTGAATTAGCACACAAAACAACTCGTAAAATGAAACAAAACCTATTTTGGGGAGCTGGTTATAACTTTATAGCTATCCCTCTAGCTGCAGGAATTTTGGCTCCTATTGGTATCACATTAAGCCCTGCATTAGGAGGAATCCTAATGTCTGTGTCAACAGTCATCGTCGCCATTAATGCTATGTTATTAAGTTTAGATCCAAAAAATAAGGGTTAA
- a CDS encoding CopY/TcrY family copper transport repressor: MSTIELNTSITDAEWEVMRVVWANDLVTSRTVISVLKEKMNWTESTIKTILGRLVEKGVLNTEQEGRKFIYTANIVEKEAVRDYAEDIFNRICNKKVGNVIGSIIENHVLSFDDIDRLEKILEIKKSFAVEEVDCNCPERQCECHLHHH, from the coding sequence ATGAGCACAATAGAACTTAATACTTCTATCACAGATGCTGAATGGGAAGTAATGCGTGTAGTTTGGGCAAATGATCTAGTAACTAGTAGAACAGTCATCTCTGTTTTGAAAGAAAAAATGAACTGGACAGAATCCACTATCAAAACGATCTTAGGTCGATTAGTTGAAAAAGGCGTACTAAATACAGAGCAAGAAGGTAGAAAGTTTATTTACACTGCCAATATTGTAGAGAAAGAAGCCGTAAGGGATTATGCAGAAGATATTTTTAACCGTATTTGCAATAAGAAAGTTGGAAATGTAATAGGAAGCATCATTGAAAATCATGTCTTAAGCTTCGATGATATAGATCGACTAGAAAAAATATTAGAGATAAAAAAATCTTTCGCAGTAGAAGAAGTGGATTGCAATTGTCCAGAAAGACAATGCGAGTGTCATTTACATCATCATTAA
- the cadX gene encoding Cd(II)/Zn(II)-sensing metalloregulatory transcriptional regulator CadX — MKKDSICQVDVINQQNVTTATNYLEKEKVQKSLRILSKFTDNKQINIIFYLLAVEELCVCDIACLLNLSMASASHHLRKLANQNILDTRREGKIIYYFIKDEEIRDFFNQLG; from the coding sequence ATGAAAAAAGATAGTATCTGTCAAGTGGATGTTATAAATCAACAAAATGTTACAACCGCAACGAACTACCTTGAAAAGGAAAAAGTCCAAAAATCACTTCGCATTTTATCAAAATTTACCGATAATAAACAGATAAATATCATCTTTTATCTCCTTGCCGTCGAAGAACTCTGTGTCTGCGATATAGCCTGTTTATTAAATCTCAGTATGGCATCTGCCTCCCACCATCTTCGTAAACTAGCCAATCAAAACATCTTGGACACTAGAAGAGAGGGGAAAATTATATATTATTTTATAAAAGATGAGGAAATCAGAGATTTTTTTAATCAACTAGGATAA
- a CDS encoding CadD family cadmium resistance transporter, which yields MIQNIVTSIILYSGTAVDLLIILMLFFAKRKSRKDIINIYLGQFLGSVSLIFLSLLFAFVLNYIPSKEILGLLGLIPIFLGLKVLLLGDSDGEAIANDGLRKDNKNLIFLVAMITFASCGADNIGVFVPYFTTLNLANLIVTLLTFLVMIYLLVFSAQKLAQVPSVGETLEEYSRWFIAVVYLGLGMYILIENNSFDMLWAVLG from the coding sequence ATGATTCAAAATATTGTTACTTCAATAATCCTGTATTCTGGGACAGCCGTAGACTTACTTATTATCCTAATGTTATTTTTTGCCAAAAGAAAAAGTAGAAAGGACATCATTAACATCTATTTAGGACAATTTCTAGGCTCTGTTAGTCTAATATTCCTAAGTTTGCTTTTTGCATTTGTCTTAAATTATATTCCTAGTAAAGAGATTTTAGGTTTACTCGGTTTGATTCCAATTTTCCTAGGCCTCAAAGTTTTGCTTTTAGGAGATTCTGATGGAGAAGCTATTGCAAATGATGGTTTGCGAAAAGACAATAAAAACCTGATTTTTCTAGTCGCTATGATTACTTTTGCAAGTTGTGGCGCTGACAATATTGGTGTCTTTGTCCCATATTTTACTACCTTAAATTTAGCGAATTTGATAGTGACTTTACTTACTTTTCTAGTCATGATTTATCTCTTGGTTTTTTCTGCCCAAAAATTAGCACAAGTCCCTTCTGTTGGAGAAACTTTGGAAGAATACAGCAGATGGTTTATTGCCGTTGTCTATTTAGGATTGGGGATGTATATCCTGATTGAAAACAACAGCTTTGACATGCTATGGGCTGTGTTAGGCTAG
- a CDS encoding transposase produces MRRYLDVLACFPNTPIVYIDETGIDTYLYRHKARAPRGEKVYDKVSGRRFERISVVAGQIGSKIIAPLLYHGTMTAELFIKWYQEQLLPSLIEPHVIIMDNAAFHPKKQLDELAVAKGHYFLPLPPYSPELNPIEQFWATLKRKVTELLRTGRSVQSALEYYFKTK; encoded by the coding sequence GTGAGACGCTATCTTGATGTTTTAGCCTGCTTTCCAAACACCCCTATTGTTTATATTGATGAGACTGGCATTGATACTTATCTTTATCGTCACAAAGCTAGAGCACCTCGAGGGGAGAAAGTATACGACAAGGTAAGTGGACGCAGATTCGAAAGAATTTCGGTAGTAGCTGGTCAAATTGGTTCTAAAATTATAGCCCCCTTGCTTTATCATGGAACGATGACAGCGGAATTATTTATCAAGTGGTATCAGGAGCAGCTATTGCCATCCTTGATAGAACCCCATGTCATCATTATGGATAATGCAGCTTTTCACCCCAAGAAACAACTAGATGAGCTTGCAGTGGCTAAGGGACACTATTTTCTTCCGCTTCCACCTTATTCCCCTGAACTCAATCCCATCGAACAGTTTTGGGCTACTCTAAAAAGAAAGGTGACTGAATTGTTAAGAACAGGTCGTTCTGTTCAGTCTGCTTTGGAATACTATTTTAAAACTAAATAA
- a CDS encoding IS630 transposase-related protein, which yields MKSYGIDFRKRVINYVEAGHSKKETCQLFGISTNTLYLWEKQLKELGHLERQKRKPSPRKLPLDKLEAYVKEHPDAFLREIAEHFDCSIPSVWAALKKLNITLKKDHNL from the coding sequence ATGAAAAGTTACGGAATAGATTTTAGAAAACGAGTTATTAATTATGTAGAGGCTGGTCATTCCAAAAAAGAAACGTGTCAGTTATTTGGAATTAGCACTAATACACTGTATCTGTGGGAGAAACAACTCAAAGAACTAGGTCATTTGGAGCGCCAAAAAAGAAAACCAAGCCCTCGCAAATTGCCATTGGATAAGTTAGAAGCCTATGTCAAGGAACATCCAGATGCTTTCTTAAGGGAAATTGCAGAGCATTTTGACTGTAGTATTCCCTCAGTTTGGGCTGCCTTAAAAAAACTGAACATCACTTTAAAAAAAGACCACAACCTATAA
- a CDS encoding response regulator — translation MYPIYILEDDIIQQNRLKEAINRYAVSKQWGDYQCEVFDDGQELLTAFEKSGEKALFFLDLEIKGVKRLGLEVAKVIYKTSPFSLIVFVSTHSEYSLLVSI, via the coding sequence ATGTATCCAATTTATATTTTAGAAGATGATATCATCCAACAAAACCGCCTTAAGGAAGCCATTAACCGCTATGCTGTCAGCAAGCAGTGGGGAGATTATCAGTGTGAGGTGTTTGACGATGGTCAGGAGCTTCTGACAGCCTTTGAAAAGAGCGGAGAAAAAGCGCTCTTCTTCCTAGATTTGGAGATTAAAGGTGTTAAGCGACTAGGGCTAGAGGTCGCCAAGGTCATCTATAAGACCTCGCCTTTCTCCCTTATCGTCTTCGTCTCAACACATTCAGAGTATAGTTTGTTAGTTTCTATATAG
- a CDS encoding bacteriocin immunity protein: MMGKEKVLHDLDKLLLDVSVEADSELYQLLFTRRQDLAAAQKKSDLVMAQAELSERLAYYLMTHQYQAPQSVIAFGYQLAGAPHKWQGVLPTLQMLALSLLGMGK; encoded by the coding sequence ATGATGGGAAAAGAAAAGGTATTACACGACTTAGATAAGCTGTTGTTAGATGTCAGTGTAGAAGCTGACTCCGAGCTTTACCAGCTTCTTTTTACAAGACGACAAGACCTAGCAGCAGCACAGAAAAAGAGCGACCTAGTGATGGCACAAGCAGAATTAAGCGAGCGTCTCGCTTACTATCTCATGACGCACCAGTACCAAGCACCCCAAAGCGTTATCGCCTTTGGCTACCAGTTAGCAGGAGCGCCACACAAGTGGCAGGGAGTGCTTCCGACACTGCAAATGCTTGCTTTATCTTTATTAGGAATGGGAAAATGA
- a CDS encoding role in replication: MKAIYKGKVAELWEIGRTTPQPDWVKRAFQQHLICWMDEHVRILMAGLRPSVTTNLKIGATGTAGGGFAGYGMYVLGYPGDYLDVTNHRVISAKTFHKDYKLIDKGDCL; this comes from the coding sequence ATGAAAGCCATCTACAAGGGAAAAGTGGCGGAGCTTTGGGAGATTGGGAGAACCACACCTCAGCCCGACTGGGTGAAGCGAGCCTTTCAGCAACATCTTATCTGCTGGATGGATGAGCATGTCCGTATCCTAATGGCAGGACTACGCCCATCCGTCACGACAAATCTCAAGATAGGAGCTACAGGAACAGCAGGCGGTGGTTTTGCAGGCTATGGCATGTATGTCTTAGGCTATCCAGGAGACTATCTCGATGTCACCAATCACAGAGTCATATCAGCTAAGACCTTTCACAAAGATTACAAGCTCATAGATAAAGGAGATTGCTTATGA
- a CDS encoding bacteriocin immunity protein, with protein sequence MSTNQKKEEQLLNLIDTCSSSSLSEKEREILQQAKAELTKPNAYLPRVVADLEETLRPLAIKQELSNDVKPLYKLITSHEFKDKGLGIGLASIGMWL encoded by the coding sequence ATGAGCACTAACCAAAAGAAAGAAGAACAACTACTGAACCTTATCGATACTTGCTCGTCCTCAAGCTTGTCTGAAAAAGAAAGGGAAATCCTACAGCAGGCAAAAGCAGAATTGACCAAACCAAACGCCTATCTACCTCGTGTGGTAGCCGATTTAGAAGAAACGCTTCGCCCATTAGCCATCAAGCAAGAGCTATCAAATGATGTGAAACCGCTTTACAAATTGATAACCAGCCATGAGTTCAAAGACAAAGGGCTAGGTATCGGTCTAGCCAGTATAGGCATGTGGCTGTAA